The DNA sequence GCCGACCCCGAATTCACTGCGTTTGAAGGGGAAGGCCCCTTCGAAGACGGCGGACTTTCCGTCCTGTTTCAGATTGAACACGGCCACGGTGTCCTTGGTCCGGCCTTTCATGCTCAGCTGGCCGCGCACCTCGTAACGGTTGCCGCCCAGCGGCTTGACGCTGCCGGAGACAAAGCTGGCGGTCGGATAGCTCGCGGTGTTGAACCAGCTCTTGCCGCGCACTTCCTTGTTGGCGTCGGCCGAGCCGGCATCGATGCTGGCGAGGTCGACGTCGATGCGTGCCTTGCTCGTTTCCGGCCTGGCCGGATCGAAGGCGACCTGCGCGGCGAACTTGCCGAAGCGGCCTTCCACCGGCACGCCCATCTGTTTGGAGACGAAGGTAATCTGGCTGCCGGCCGGCTGCACATCGCTGAACTGCATTGCATGGGCAGCGAAGGCGGCGAGGCCGAGCACGGGGAGAATCAAGCGTTTCATGGAAATGTCCTTTCTTACTTTGCGGTGCTGGGCAGGGGCGACATGCGCACCAGCGTTTCGTCGCGGTCGATGAAGTGGTGCTTGAGCGCCGCCGCCAAGTGCAGGCTAACCAGCGTTATCAGGCCGAAATTCAACAGCTCGTGGATTTCTTTCAGGAGGTCGCCCAGCTCCGCGTTCTTGGCCACCAGGTCAGGCAGCGGCAGTACGCCGAGATACACGACCGGAAAACCCTTGGCCGAACTCATCAGCCAGCCCGACAGCGGCACCGCGAACATCAGCGCGTACAGCAGGCCGTGCGTCAGCGATGCCACCTTGTGCTGCCATGCGGGTGCGGGCAGCGGCGCCGGCGCGCCCTTGGCGAAACGCCAGGCGATGCGCACGATCGCGATCAGCAGCGCCGTCATGCCGATCCATTTGTGATACGAGTACAGCTGCAGTTTGGCCGGGCTCAGCTTCAGGTCATGCATGTAGACGCCCAGCGGAAACGCGGTAAGGATCAACGCGGCGGTGAGCCAGTGCAGCGCCTTTGCAGGGCCGGTGTAGTGCTTTTTCATGAGCTTTCCTCCTGTCGTTGGGAGCGCAAATCAGTGCTGTTCCCGAGTCTCGGCCATTTCGATGATGATGAAGTGCGCACTCTTGTCCGCGAGGGAAAACGTCAGTTCCGCCGGGCCGATGATTTCCAGCGCATCGCGCTCGTGCAGCGTGGCGACGCCGTCGATGTCCACCGCGCCTTCAAAGTTGTTGATGTACGCCTGCCGGCCCGCTTTCAGCGAGAAGGACACCCGCGCCGCCAGATCGGTCATTTCCGACACGTAGAAATTGACGTCCTGGTTCAGATGCAGCGGCGCGTCCTCCCGGCTGGCAGGATTGCCGACGATGTGCAGCAGCTTGTTCAGGCGATCCGATGCGTCGAATTTATGGTTTTCGTAGCGGACCGGCAGACCGTTGGCCGGCGGCAGGATCCAGATCTGCAGGAAACGGCACGCTTCGTCATGCTTGTTCAGTTCCGAATGCCATACGCCGGCTCCGGCGCTCACCGTCTGCACATGGCCGCGCTCCAGCGTGTCTTCGACATCGGTGGCGCTGTCCCAGTGGGTCAGCTTGCCGCTGACGACGTAGCTGACGATTTCCATGTTGCGGTGCGGGTGCTTGTCGAAGCCGCCGTGCGGCACCACGCCATCGTCATTGAGCACGCGCAGCACCCCGAAGTTGATGTTCTCCGGGTTGTAGTAATTGGCGAATGAGAAATGGAAGTACGTGTCCGCCGGGTGCCGATCACTGGCAGGCAGGTAATGCAAGGAAGCGCCATCGATTTGTCGGTATTGCAAGGCCATTTGTTCGTGCTCCACTGAGTTGATGGGGCTAGATTAAATGTTTAAACTGGCGTAATAAATAAGCTTTTCCGTGAAACATAATTACGCAAAGTGGAACAATACGATCTCATCTCCCTGCGCGCCTTCGTCGCCGTCGTCGAAACCGGCAGCTTCGTGCGTGCCGCGGAACAGCTGGACGCCAGCACCGCTGCCATCAGCCGGCGCATCGCCATGCTTGAGCAAGCCCTGGGCAGCCAGCTGATCAACCGGACCACGCGCCGCATCGACATCACGGAAGCGGGGCGGCGCTTCTACGAAGATGTCGTCAATGTCATGCAACTGCTAGGCGAAGCCGAGGAGCGGGTGCGTATTGGACGGGAAGCCGCCACGGGGATCATGCGGGTGGCCGCGCCCTTGAGTTTCGGCATCGAGCGGGTCGCGCCGGTGCTGCCGGAATTCATGCGGCGGCATCCGGCGCTCAAGGTCCAGTTGCTTCTGGAGGACCGCTATACCGATCTGCATGGCGAGGCGATCGATGTCGCCATTCGCATCGGCACGGCCTTGCCGGATTCGTCGCTGGTCGCGGTGCGCATCGACTCGATCGCGCGCGTGTTATGCGCCGCTCCCGGCTATCTGGACAAGCATGGCGAACCGCGCACCCCGGAGGAGCTTAAGCAGCATTACTGCTTGCATTACAGCCTGCTGAGCCTGCGCGACGAATGGGGATTTCTCTTCGAAGACCCGGCCGAAGCCGCCGAGATCAAGAGCCTGCTGTCGGTGAACAATGCCGAAGCTTTAAAAGAATGCGCCATTGGCGGAATGGGCATCACCTTGCTGCCGCGCTTCGTGGTCGAAGATGCCCTCGCTGATGGCCGCCTGCGACAAGTGATGGCGACGTATAGTCCGCCCTCCTCCGGTCTTTTTGCCGTACGGCCATCGCGTCGCTATGTACCGGCACGTGTACGCCTGTTCATCGATTTCTTGCGCGAGTCGTTTGGCGGAGAAAAACTCAGGGCTTAGACGTAAAGAAAGTCCGAACGGCCAAATGCGCAGATCGCTCGAACCAGTTCGCCAGAAAGCTTGTCAAACGGTCACAGTCGTTTATATCCGGAGGTTCTATGAGTCTGCTGTGGTTTTTGTTCATCGGCTTGATCGCCGGCTGGCTGGCAAGCATGATTGTCGGCGGGCCATTCGGCTTGCTGGGCGATCTGATCGTCGGCGTCATCGGCTCGTATATCGGCGGCTGGCTGTTTGGCCGCATGGGCTGGAGCGCGGGGGGCGGCACATTGGGAAGCATCATTACGGCCACCATCGGTGCCATCGTGCTGCTGTTGATCTTGCGGCTGTTCAATAGCGCCCGCTGGCGCGGATGAACCGGCACGCCATCATCCACAGCCCGCGCACGCGGGCTGTTTTTTTATCCGCGTCCGGCAGCGCCGGCATCAAGGGCGCTTCCGGGCGGTCTATACCTAATTGCAACATTCTGTAAGCGCCGTCATCATTGCCCGGCCCGGCCCGTTAATGGAGATAACAAGGGAACGTTTCCCTTGTCTTCCTTAACGCCGAAAGAGAGTACCAGATGAAAAAGAGCATCCTGATTGCAGCCCTGTTCGCCATCGCCGGTTTCGCCAACGCACAGGCCCCGGCTTCGACTCCGGCTCCCGCCGGCGCAGCCGCCGCCAGCGCGCCCGCCGCAACGGAAGCCGCCAAGCCGGCCAAGGTACACAAGAAGGTTCACGCCAAGAAGCAGGCAAAGCACGCCGTGAAGAAGGATAAGCAGGCGAAAGCAGCCGACGCGGGCAAGACCGCCAAGGCCGAACCTGCAGCCGCCGAAAAGACGGCTTCCGCGCCCGCCAAGTAAGTTCAGGCAGCCACAGCGCTCCACCAAGCCCGCGCAGCGTGCGCGGGCTTTTCATTTTTCAGCCCACGCCACGCTACGCACTGGCCCGCTCAGAACAGGTTCAGCCCTTTGAGCATCACGGCCAGTATCAGGAGCGGCGAGATGTAACGCAACAAAAAGAATACCGCGCGGGCAAGTCCTTCGTTGTGCAGTTGTCCGCGGTTCGAGAGCGCCGTCCGGAACCTGTCGAAACCCCAGACCCAGCCGACAAACAGGGCCACGAAAATCCCGCCGGCCGGCAGGATCACGTTCGAGGACACGAAATCGAACAGGTCGAACATGTTGAGGCCGAACAATTTAAAGTTCGCCAGCGTGCTGTTCGTGAGCGCGCATGTCGAGCCCATGACAGCCAGCAGCGCGAGCGTCAGCATCACGGCCTTGGGGCGCGTCAGGCCGAAGCGCTCGTGGATGATCAGCACCGGCACCTCCAGCAGGGAGAGCATCGCGCCGGTGGCCGCAATGGCGGCCAGGACGAAAAACACCACCATCAGCGCCTGTCCCATCGGGATTTGCGAAAACACCGCGGGAATCGTGATGAACACCAGCGCCGGCCCGGCCGCGGGCTCGAAGCCGAAGGTGAATACCGCCGGAAAAATCGCCACGCCCGCCAGCAGCGACACGCACAGGTCGGCGCTCATGACGCGGAAGGTGGTCACCGGAATGTTCTGGTCGTCCCGGAAATAGCTGCCATAGGTCATCATCGTGCCCATGCCGATCGACAGCTTGAAGAACGCCAGCCCGAGCGCGGTCAGCACCACGGCCCCCGTCATCTTGCCGAAATCCGGGTGGAACAGGAATGCCAGCCCTTGCGCGGCCTTTTCCAGCGACAGGCTCACGCCGCACAACAGCAGCAGGAGCAGGAACAGCAGCGGCATCAGCTTCTTGGTCAGGGCCTCGATACCCTTGGTCACCCCGAGCAGCAGGATGCCGCCCATGCAGACGAGGACCAGCCACTGCCACAGTAGGGATTGCAGCGGATCGCTGATGAGCGCGCCGAAGGCGGCTTCGGTCACCTTGCGGTCGCTGCTCAGGATGGAGCCGCCGATCGCCTTGAAGACATAGGCGAACACCCAGGCCACGACTTCGGAATAGAACGACATGATCAGGAAGGACGCCAGCATGCCCGCCGCCCCGATCAGCCACCATGGCTGCCTGGGCGGCGCCAGCGCGATCAGCGCCGTGACCGGATTGGCCTTGACGTGCCGGCCCAGCGTGATTTCCGCGATCATCACCGGCAAGCCGACCAGCAGCGTCGCCAGGACGTACACCAGCAAAAATCCGGCGCCGCCGTTGGCGCCCGTGAGATAGGGGAATTTCCAGATGTTGCCGAGCCCGACCGCCGACCCCAGGGTCGCGGCGAGAACGCCGAAACTGGAAGTGAATCCGTCGCGGCTCGGTTTGTGCGGGTGTTGACTCATGATATTCGCAGATAAATGGGAAAAGCGGCAGGCGTGTCCGCGCAAACGAGGGCGGCGCCTTTCAGCGGGAAACAAGTACAGGCAGTTGCGCGGAGATGGAATGGTCAGAACCGGGCGTCAGGCAGATGCATGTCGCGCGCGGAACAGTAGGTGGTCAAGACAGCGCGCGACTTTACCACGCACTTGCCGCAACGTAAATTGATTTGACGCATGGATATCGGAAGCAATAACCATCGCCGTTCCCGTGCGGCGCCGCTACTTCTCTGCCTTCCCAGGCATGACCATGATGGTTTGTACAGGATGGCGCACAGAATTTCCTTGCCATCGTTGTCGGCGATCTGGGGGTTTGGGCCGGGGCCGCCAGTCACGTGCAATGCAGAAATTATGTATCCTCTTAAGCTCTCTTGAATTCGTGCAGACGTATACGGCATCCGGCCCCATCCATGACCCGCAAACTCACGTTCTCCACCGCTGTGATGCTCGTCATCCCTCCCCTGCTGTGGGCGGGAAATGCCGTCGTCGGCCGTATGGTGCATGCGCTGGTGCCGCCGATTACGCTGAACTTCCTGCGCTGGGCCATCGCCTTCCTGATCCTGCTGCCGCTGGCCGGCTCAGTCTTTCGTCCCGGCAGCGGCTTGTGGACGTATCGCCGCCGCTTCGCGCTGCTGGGGCTGCTCGGCATCGGCTTGTATAACGCGCTGCAATACCTGGCGCTGCAAAGCTCGACGCCGATCAACGTGACCCTGGTGGCGGCCAGCATGCCGGTGTGGATGCTGGCGATCGGACGCCTGTTCTTTGGCGCGTCCGTGTCGCGCACCCAGGTGGCCGGCGCGGCGCTGTCGATCGCCGGCGTGCTGCTGGTGCTGTCGCGCGGCGACTGGCATCAATTGCTGGCGCTGCGCCTGGTGCCGGGCGACCTGTTCATGATCCTCGCCACCATCGCCTGGTCGGTCTACAGCTGGCTGCTGGCGCGGCCGAACAAGGACCCGGCGGCTCTGCGCGCCAACTGGGCCGCTTTCCTGCTGGCGCAGGTCGCCTTCGGCGTGCTGTGGTCGGGCGCGTTCGCGGCCGGCGAGTGGGCCCTGACCGATGCGCGGATCCACTGGAGCTGGCCGCTGGGGGCCGCGCTGCTGTATGTCGCGGCCGGGCCGGCGGTGATCGCCTTTCGCTGCTGGGGCGCCGGCGTGCAGCGCGTCGGGCCGAACATCGCCGCCTTCTTCAGCAACCTGACGCCGCTGTTCGCTGCGCTGCTGTCGTCCGCGTTTCTCGGGGAATTGCCGCATGCATACCACGCGGCGGCGTTTGCGCTGATCGTGGGCGGCATCATCCTGTCATCGCGGCGCTGAACGTTTTGCCATCAAAAGCGCCAAAGCAGTTTTAGTCTGCAACAGGCGCACATCATGACTTCCCACGACCCCGACGAAATCAACCGGTTGATCGGCGCTTTTACCGATTTGCAAGAACAGTGGGAAAACGCGCCGGATGCCTTCGACTGGTCCCGGCTGGAAGCCTTGGCCAGGGACGGCGCGCATGCCTACAACGAATGCTGCGGTCCCTCCTTCCATGCACTGGCGCTGGACGGCGTGCCGCATACCGAATTCCACGAACGCTTTCTCGCGCATTCGCTGCGCGCCGGCTTCGATCCGTTCAAGCTGGCCAGGGCCGGCAACGCCAGCGAGGAAATCCCGGTCATCGACCATGCCAGCCTTGCCGACACCGCGCTGTGGAATCCGAGTGCGGCGCGCATGCGCGCCTCGCTGATGGAGCTGGCGCGCCAGCGCTTCGCGCCGCTGGCCGACGACATCCGGCGCGCCGATCCGCCATCGTCGCATCCGCTGTTCATGACGGTGGAAGCCTGCGCCGAATCGCTGCCGCTCGACCTGCTGGAGCGCATCTCGCCGGAACTGGCGCGCGAGCATCACGGAGATGCCCGGGAGCAGTCGGTCGATCCGATCGAGGGCTATCTGTCGGCGGCAGAAGTCATCGTCGAAAGCAATACCAAGCCGTATGGATGAGGCGGGCGCGCCGCAAGCGGCGTCACGCACGGAAAATGCCCCTGCGCTGTCGCTGCCCGGCAGCTACCTGGAGTCGCGCGACCGTTTCCGGGAACTCGGCGCGCGCATCGGAGCCGACCTGCGCGCCTTCCGTCACGACGAGGCCCAAGGCGCCACGCCGCCTCTATTTACCGATACCGCCTATCTCGGCGCGGCCGATGCGCCGGTGCTGGTCGTCATCGCCAGCGGCACGCACGGCGTGGAAGGCTACGCGGGCGCGGCCTGCCAGTTCCGTTTCATGCAAGACTATCCCGCGCGCCATGCCCGCTCCGGGTTCGCCTATCTGCTGGTGCACGCGGTCAATCCATGGGGATTTTTTCACGACCGGCGCGTCACGCCGGAAGGCATCGACCTGAACCGCAATTTCGTCGACTTTCCCGTTACGCGCGAGGCCGGCGCCGCCTACGCGGCCTACCACGACCTGCTGCTTACCCGGTTCCGGCCGTTGCCGCGCGGCTGGTGGAATGAAATCCGCCTGCTGTCGCACGCGCTCACGCGCACGCGCCGCAAGACGCTGCAGGCCGCCATCACGGCGGGGCAATACGCCTATCCGGACGGCCTGTTCTTCGGCGGCGCGGCGCCGGCCCGCAGCCGCCTGGTGTGGGAAGAGATCGTAAACACGTTCGCCCGCGGCCGGCGGCGCGCCCTTCTGCTCGACCTGCATACCGGGCTGGGAAAGCGCGGCGCTGGCGAACTCATCAGCTACCTGCCCCCGGACGCGGCCGACTTCAGGAAGATGGCGCGCTGGTTCGACGGCGGCATCCGGTCGATGGCCGGCGGCGACTCGGTCAGCGCGGCCCTGAAAGGCGATCTGACGGCGGCATTCGACCATGCCGTCGGCGGGCAGAGTTACGCGCTCGGGCTGGAGTTCGGCACCTGCGCGCCGCTGGCCGTGCTCAATGCCCTGCGCACCGATCACTGGTATCACAATAACGCGCACCGCCTGCCGCCGCCGGAGCGCGAGCGGGCGCGCCGCAAGATGAAGGCCGCCTTTGCAGGCGCCGACCGCGCATGGTGTGACCGGGTCGCGGCACGCTT is a window from the Noviherbaspirillum sp. UKPF54 genome containing:
- a CDS encoding YceI family protein, which produces MKRLILPVLGLAAFAAHAMQFSDVQPAGSQITFVSKQMGVPVEGRFGKFAAQVAFDPARPETSKARIDVDLASIDAGSADANKEVRGKSWFNTASYPTASFVSGSVKPLGGNRYEVRGQLSMKGRTKDTVAVFNLKQDGKSAVFEGAFPFKRSEFGVGEGAWADPSVVADDVQVRFRLLANAK
- a CDS encoding cytochrome b, whose amino-acid sequence is MKKHYTGPAKALHWLTAALILTAFPLGVYMHDLKLSPAKLQLYSYHKWIGMTALLIAIVRIAWRFAKGAPAPLPAPAWQHKVASLTHGLLYALMFAVPLSGWLMSSAKGFPVVYLGVLPLPDLVAKNAELGDLLKEIHELLNFGLITLVSLHLAAALKHHFIDRDETLVRMSPLPSTAK
- a CDS encoding pirin-like bicupin family protein, whose protein sequence is MALQYRQIDGASLHYLPASDRHPADTYFHFSFANYYNPENINFGVLRVLNDDGVVPHGGFDKHPHRNMEIVSYVVSGKLTHWDSATDVEDTLERGHVQTVSAGAGVWHSELNKHDEACRFLQIWILPPANGLPVRYENHKFDASDRLNKLLHIVGNPASREDAPLHLNQDVNFYVSEMTDLAARVSFSLKAGRQAYINNFEGAVDIDGVATLHERDALEIIGPAELTFSLADKSAHFIIIEMAETREQH
- a CDS encoding LysR family transcriptional regulator — its product is MEQYDLISLRAFVAVVETGSFVRAAEQLDASTAAISRRIAMLEQALGSQLINRTTRRIDITEAGRRFYEDVVNVMQLLGEAEERVRIGREAATGIMRVAAPLSFGIERVAPVLPEFMRRHPALKVQLLLEDRYTDLHGEAIDVAIRIGTALPDSSLVAVRIDSIARVLCAAPGYLDKHGEPRTPEELKQHYCLHYSLLSLRDEWGFLFEDPAEAAEIKSLLSVNNAEALKECAIGGMGITLLPRFVVEDALADGRLRQVMATYSPPSSGLFAVRPSRRYVPARVRLFIDFLRESFGGEKLRA
- a CDS encoding GlsB/YeaQ/YmgE family stress response membrane protein — its product is MSLLWFLFIGLIAGWLASMIVGGPFGLLGDLIVGVIGSYIGGWLFGRMGWSAGGGTLGSIITATIGAIVLLLILRLFNSARWRG
- a CDS encoding sodium-dependent transporter, with protein sequence MSQHPHKPSRDGFTSSFGVLAATLGSAVGLGNIWKFPYLTGANGGAGFLLVYVLATLLVGLPVMIAEITLGRHVKANPVTALIALAPPRQPWWLIGAAGMLASFLIMSFYSEVVAWVFAYVFKAIGGSILSSDRKVTEAAFGALISDPLQSLLWQWLVLVCMGGILLLGVTKGIEALTKKLMPLLFLLLLLLCGVSLSLEKAAQGLAFLFHPDFGKMTGAVVLTALGLAFFKLSIGMGTMMTYGSYFRDDQNIPVTTFRVMSADLCVSLLAGVAIFPAVFTFGFEPAAGPALVFITIPAVFSQIPMGQALMVVFFVLAAIAATGAMLSLLEVPVLIIHERFGLTRPKAVMLTLALLAVMGSTCALTNSTLANFKLFGLNMFDLFDFVSSNVILPAGGIFVALFVGWVWGFDRFRTALSNRGQLHNEGLARAVFFLLRYISPLLILAVMLKGLNLF
- a CDS encoding DMT family transporter; protein product: MTRKLTFSTAVMLVIPPLLWAGNAVVGRMVHALVPPITLNFLRWAIAFLILLPLAGSVFRPGSGLWTYRRRFALLGLLGIGLYNALQYLALQSSTPINVTLVAASMPVWMLAIGRLFFGASVSRTQVAGAALSIAGVLLVLSRGDWHQLLALRLVPGDLFMILATIAWSVYSWLLARPNKDPAALRANWAAFLLAQVAFGVLWSGAFAAGEWALTDARIHWSWPLGAALLYVAAGPAVIAFRCWGAGVQRVGPNIAAFFSNLTPLFAALLSSAFLGELPHAYHAAAFALIVGGIILSSRR
- a CDS encoding DUF2817 domain-containing protein, with amino-acid sequence MDEAGAPQAASRTENAPALSLPGSYLESRDRFRELGARIGADLRAFRHDEAQGATPPLFTDTAYLGAADAPVLVVIASGTHGVEGYAGAACQFRFMQDYPARHARSGFAYLLVHAVNPWGFFHDRRVTPEGIDLNRNFVDFPVTREAGAAYAAYHDLLLTRFRPLPRGWWNEIRLLSHALTRTRRKTLQAAITAGQYAYPDGLFFGGAAPARSRLVWEEIVNTFARGRRRALLLDLHTGLGKRGAGELISYLPPDAADFRKMARWFDGGIRSMAGGDSVSAALKGDLTAAFDHAVGGQSYALGLEFGTCAPLAVLNALRTDHWYHNNAHRLPPPERERARRKMKAAFAGADRAWCDRVAARFDQVLAQLVRGLGAD